One Drosophila subpulchrella strain 33 F10 #4 breed RU33 chromosome 2R, RU_Dsub_v1.1 Primary Assembly, whole genome shotgun sequence genomic window, TTTGGGTTCAGGTTTCGCTGGCGGCGTTGGCGGTTCTTCGGGATAACCCCAGGTGGCTGGCAGCGACTTTTGGTACTCAAACGTGTACTGGGACTTCTTCACAAACTCACAAACATCATCGGGCTTGGGATAAATGTTCGAAAGATCTGGGGGAACATGGTAAACAAAGGAAATTAGGTGGCAACCAAGTTGAAGACTTATAATGAATATTTTCGTAAAGCAAAAGAAAGCTTGAAAATTCCTAAAGGTTATAAACCTTTTAAGAAGGTGATTGAAAGTATTGTACTAAATATATTGAGTCCAAAAATTTAAGGGATCTAGGGGAAGCACAgcatataaatttaattttcgcATTTAAGGGTCGTTTTCTCATCTGCATGTTAAACTAAAAGTAGTCAGCTAGTAAATTCTTAGTTTTTATACGTTTTTATGGTCTATCGCCTACTTAAAGTATTTCATCATATGTTTTTAGTGTACAACTTTTTAAGGATACTTATCATCTTGCGTAACTGATAACTGTCTTCAAGGTTCCTTCCCAAAAATATTTAGTTACGGGTATTTAAGggttaaaatacattttgtgTTTATATTTCCAGTAAAACTATTATGACTCCTACATAATTTAAGTATAAGAATTTTACATGCTCATTAAAGGTATTTATCATCTTCCGTAACTGAGACTTTCTTCAAGGATTCTTCCCAAAAAGTTTTAGTTACGGGTATTTAAGATATAGAATACATTTTGTGTTTATATTTCTAGTAAAGCGTTTACAACTCATACAGAGTTTAGATATAAGAAGTATACATGCTCATTAAAGGTATTCTATAACCCAGTTTCTTCGCTACTATCTTTTAAGGGTAGAGAATGTTCTTTGAGTTATACCTTTAAAGATTTCTTACCATTATCAAAAAGATATTGAGCCATGGCCACACCCACATTAAAGGCCACCTTGCTGGCATCCTTGATGGACGGAAACAGGGTTCCTGCATCCAGTTGCTCCTGGGTGGTGTTCCTGGCCAGTTCGTGTGACACCACAGAAAACGCCGAATTTGGCAGATACCGGGCCTTCGTGGTAATGGCAGCCAAAGCGATGCCCGGAAAAGTCAGACAGTTGTTGGCCTGGGCGGGGGTATACCTCTTACCATCAATCACCACTGGCGGAAAGGGCGATCCGGAACCGAAGAGAACGCGACCCTTtggggaaaataaaatatagaatttaaggaaccttaaaatataataaactcCCACCTCAGTGTGTGTAAAGGCCTGTTCGGCGGTGCATTCCGAGTTGGTGGTGGGATTTGAGAGGGCAAAAACAGCTGGACGCTTGTGGTTTTTGGCCATGGTCTTCAGGACCTGCTCATTGAAGAGTCCACCAATGCCAGTGGCTCCCAGCAGGACAGAGGGCTTCAGTTTCTTCAACACTGCCAATAGATCCTTGATGGGTTCCATGGGCTTAACAAATCGTTTGGCCTGCTCGGGAGCATTTGGACTCTCGCAAGTTAACAAGCCATCGGCATCCATTAGGTAGATATTTTTGGTGGCCTCCTCGTAGGAAATACCGCGCTCCTCCAGTTCCATGACCAACATATTAGCGATTCCCAGGGCCGCACTTCCAGCTCCCGCGAAAACGAAAACTGTGTCCTCCAGTTTGAGGCCCGTGATCCTTTCCACATTGATGAAGGCAGCCAGTCCAGTGGCTCCGGTTCCCTGGATGTCATCGTTGAAGCAAGAGTACTTGTACTGATATTTATCCAGGAACTTCAAAGCATTTGGTGTGGCAAAGTCCTCGAAATGGATGAAGACTGAGTGTCCAAAGCATTTGACCGCAGCCTGCATGAATTCCTCCACCAATTCCTCGTACTCGGGACCTTTGACCCTTGGAATGCGGCACCCCACGTAAAGAGGATCCTGGAGCAAGGACTGGTTATCGGTGCCCACATCCAGGCAAACTGGCATCAGAGCGCTGGGCGGAAGTCCACCCAGTGCCGTGTAGAGGATCATCTTGCCCAGGCTAATCCCCATGGCATTGGCTCCCATATCGCCGAGTCCCAGGACCCTTCCACCATCCGTCACACAAATGGCCCGCACTCCATCATCAATCCAATTGTGCATCAGATCCCGGATGTGACCCTTGTCGTGGATGCTGATGAACAAGCTGGTGGCATGCTGGAAATTCAGTCCATAGGTGGCCACCACATCACCCACCGTGGGCGTGTAAACTATGGGCAGCACCTTCTCGATATTCTCCCTGATAAACCGATAGTACAGTCTTCTGTGGCGATGGTGAACAGCACTCAGATAGGTGAACCTGCTGATGTCCGAGGGTCTGGCCTCGAAATTCGTCCTGGCCGCCTCCATCTGATCTTCAATGGAGCGCACCGAGCAGGGCATTAACCCCATAATGCCCAAACGCTGTCGCTCCTGGATGGTGAAAGCAAGACCctatcaaaaaatatatgcataataaatatgttataGGTCTAAAATGATCGTTTTTACTTTATTATACTTCCCATCCATAATGAGATGCCAATCGGGTCGTGCTATTTGATCCATTTCGTCGTCATAGATTTTGACCCCTCTGCAAAAACTCAAAAGTGAACGAGCTGGGAGTCGCAAAAGTGGATGCAGCCGGCGAAAGTCCATGTATAAAAGTTTTATAATCTAACTcacaatttaaatatgtactttggaaattttaaaatggtGACCAAATAAGGGACACTTCACATTTTCAACTGGTTAACGCCTACTTCTTCTTAGGAAGTTTTTTTTCAAAGGCCGCCGTACTTGGATGCGGTTTCATCTTGGGATATTTCCAAGTCTCGGCCAAAGCACTTCCATATTCCAGTTGATAGGAATTCTTTAAGATATAATCCTCCACATCATCTGATTCTAGGGAGCGCTTGGCCAAACCTGTTTGAAAGATACAAAAATTATAAGGGGGAATAACagaaatagaaaataaatttttaactttaatgtAATTAAATCTAAACTTTACCATTATCTATCAGATACTTGGCCACCGCAACACCAATCTTAAAAGCCACATCTTTGGCCTGATCTACCAGTGGATAGATACGACCTCCCTTTACTTCCTCGTCAGTTGGGAATTTCGATAGCATGTGGGCGGCCAAAAGGTAGATTTCATCAGGCATACTTTCGGCCATAACTGCCATTGTGCCCAAAACCACGCCGGGAAAGGCAAAACAGTTATTGGCCTGACCGGGAGTGAGCCTTTTGCCATTGAACTCCACTGGCGGAAAAGGGGAGCCGGCCGAGAATATAGCCTTTCcctacaaaatataaatttacaaCTATGATATACCACCTCCATCTGAAACACTTACATCTGAATATTGGTAGGCCTGTTCGGCAGTGCACTCGGATTTTGCGGTCGGATTGGAAAAAGCAAAGATGCCGGGTCGCTCATGATTCGCAGTCATGGATCTTATTATTTTCTCCGAGAAAAGACCTGCTGCCGAGGTGGCACCTATTATAATCGAGGGCTTGACTGTTTCTACAAGCTTTTCCAGGGACTTCATTTTCTTCATATCCTTGGCGAACACTGTGAGATTTTCCGGTATGTTCTTTCTTTTGGTGGTCAAAACACCTTCGTGGTCgcagatatatatatttttgacgGCCTCTTCCTCGGAGAGACCTCGGGATATCAGTTCCGTTTTGAGCAGATAAACAATACCCATGACAGCACTTCCTGCTCCGGCAAAGATGATGACATGCTCCTCCAGCGGCTTCTTGGTTATCCGCTGGATGCCCAGCATTCCTGCCAGGCCCACAGAGGCAGTACCCTGGATATCATCATTGAAATGGCAATAGCAATTCCTATATCTATTCAGAAACATAAAGGcattgggcgtggcaaagtccTCGAAGTGGATGAGGGTGTGTTGGCCAAAGGTCTGCACCACTGCCTCCATGAACTCATCCACAAAGCACACGTACTCATCGCCTTTCAAACGCTCATCCCGAAGACCAATATACAATGGATCCTCGTGAAGCGTTTTGTTATTGGTGCCCACATCCAGGCAGACTGGCATCAACAAACTAGGTGGAATCCCTGCCAGAGCCGTGTAGAGTTCCATTTTTCCCACCGAAATTCCCATACCATTGGCTCCCAGATCTCCCAGACCCAAAATACGTTCACCATCGGTCACGCAAATGGCTTTAACGGAGCTCCGCATAGGCCAGTTGGACAGGATCTGCTTCATATGTCCTCGATCGTGTTTGGTGATGTGCATTCCAGATATTCCCCTGTACAACATTCCGTAAACGGTGCAGGCCAAGCCCACCGTGGGTGTGTAGATAATGGGCAGCACTTCTTTAACATTCTTGGACACAAACTGGAAGTACATCCTTTCGTAACCCTGGCGCAGGGCCCTCAAGTAACGATATCTCCCCACATTCGTTTGGAAGGAATGGAAGTTGGACTCTATGGCCAACATCTGTTCTTCATAAGTCCGAACGCAGGCCGGCATTAAGCCATGGATGCACAACCGCTGGCGTTCTTCTAATGTATATGCCAAAGCCTATCGAGTTATATTGTTATAACCCTGTGATTACAGATACCATACCTTACCTTATTATACTTGTCGGAAAGAACCACTTCTATGGGAACTCGTATGGTGTCATGTGTTGAGGCAGCACgagattttattaaatttggaTTCCTTTCAGCTTTTGATGGATGTTCTGCTTTTGACATCGTAGTCCGTCGTGTAAAACCATAGTTCAATATTCTAAAGAAACTCATCTTAAGGGCAACTAAAATTTGGTTAAAGTTTGGAATATTTTAGTGTTAAGGGATAAAATGATATTGGGATCAAAGCCTCTTTTGGTACTTGATACACTCTTGGCAAAATGTCTtctgtttatataaatttaaagaattatTGTAAATAAAAGAATTAATGTCCGTAccattcataaaaaaaataaattgaaatatacTCAACAAATATACTCAAGCTCCTTATAGGTAATATTACTTTAATTTCGGTAATGGGTGTaagtataatcaaacattaaataattaaagatAAAGACTAAAACTTTCTTATTTCACTGGGGCACTTAGTGCCCTAAAAATAGTACAATCTAGATAGAACAACCATTACCAAGAATAGAATAATTTTTACttgaaaagcaaaacaaaactgCCGAAATTTCGGGGGCAATTGTGCCAAAAGAGGGCTAATTTGCATGAGGTCACAGGCAGTTCCGTATCTATCACTCATTATGCATTATTATGGAAATCACTTTTGTAACTGCTATTGTTGTTGGCCGGCCATTAGGGTTGTCAATGACCAGTAcaaaggacgaaggacgaggAACGGGCCAAGTCGGCACAAATGACTCTTAGCGCGGCCATCAAAGGATTTGCTCGGGCTTTggcccaaaaataaaaagttgtCCTTGCCCACTGTCCTTTTGTTTATTCGGGTGTGTGTTTGCTCGAGCACTGTGTTCCTGTTGTTGTTTCACTAATTGTGCCAAATTAGTTGACAACTTAATGTCGTAAAAATTTCAGCTAAATGCCTCAATCTTTTGTTAATGACATTGACAGCGGTGCAACTTTTTCgacttgtgtttttttttggggttcGGAATGGGGACTCAGGACTCTAGGAATCCAGGACTCCTTCTTTGAGCACGTGACATTGCTGGCAGGAGTACGTGACACTGTCAGTGTCAAATGTGCAAGGACATGGACGAGGAGTCTGTCCTCCGGCTGTGTTGTATTTACCCTGGCCCCCATAAATTAACTTTGTGTTTGTTGAGCCGAAATTATAATAGTTTAATTAGTTCATTTCGTTTTTGGCCCCATCCTAACTGCCGCTGACAGTTTCATTAGGCTTTAATTAACTGCCTCAACTTTTGTTAATCAATGTACACGGTGCGTATACTCAATCTTGTCTTCTCTTCATCTTTTTGCAGAACATGTCAAGGACTTTAGTTGCGGGCCGCTGCATTACAAGACCTTCTATATGGATGAGAACAACAATGCGCTTTATGTGGGAGCCATGTAAGTATAAATCGGGTTTCAGGAGACTCTGTTTttatacacagagaaaactatTGACATGATATGGGGATCATCTTGGTAAAGTTCAGGAACAATTCTATCTTGATACGGTCGTATCACTTTGTTATGTTCGCCATCTGGCTTTTTGCTCTCTTTTCTTATTTTAGAGAGTTTAGAGTATTGGTGTCTCGCTCTATCCCAGAGTATTCTAAGGCGCCATCTCGCCATTGCCTCTCATTTTCGATTTAAGAACAATTTTTAGAAGAGAAAAAGGTTCTTAATATGTTTATCATGCAAGTATTAATGTGAGCTATTAGGTTTTTTTTCGTGTATAGGATTCAAAGTTGTCCCAACAATAAATCAGCATAAATCATATACCTTGAAACTACGCAATTaactatttatataaatagttattagttattagaccgcaataaatatttagggCTTCATAAGACCCCTTTAATGTAGCAAAATATGGCATAATTTTCAGTAAACTTTCTTTTCCGGTCGCAGACAATTAGAAAGTTTCGCTTGAGACAGCCCCCTATTTGGCAAGCCGAACGCATTTGGGGCtgcatatttcatttttcCTGGGCTCTTGGCCACACTGTCGGCATACATAATTATGAATTAATGCCACCGACGAGGGGCAAAGACTGGGGGTTCTGCAATTTGACAGGGAGCGCACCCGTCTGCTCATTTGTCTGCGGCAAGTTGAACACGGCCGCATTTTCACAGTTTTGCGGCTTCGGGGGAGTTCGGGAAAAAACCCAAGAAAGCAGGGGCAGGGACGCCTAAAAGCTGGCAAACAAAGTAACCAAAATTACCACTTGACTTGAGAGGCACCAGCGAACCAACGAACCGCCGAGCCACCGAACCGCCGATCCACCGACGACCCCACGCAACCACAGCTGGCGGCTCTCGTCAGCGATTGCCGGGCTCCTAGAAAGCCGGCAGGGAAATGAAGATTAATGGTCTGGCAGTTGTCGGGGGAAAGCTACCAAAAACTCTGGCAGTAACTACATAAAACACACTTTAGACCGTCGCCGTCGCTGCCCTTTGcgttttccttttgttttccCGGGGCGCCGCAAAAGTTTCGAGTGGCCGGAAAATGGAAGATGGGCGGATGGGCTGCCTGGCAGCCCTTGCAGCGCTTAAAGTTGTGTCTGTCTCGCTGGCAATATTGCCACATTCGACATATCAATCAATCAGGGCACACTGACTGCAATAAGTACGCTGGCAGGCCGGCAGCACACTGCACAGCAGGTGTGTGCGCACCGGCAACGATTTTTCAAACCAGAAGAAAGCCTGAAAAAATGTCAATGAGCCCAAGTTTACCGGGGCCAGACAGCTGGCAACTGGTGTGGCATTAACTTGTCGCAGGAGGGGGCACGAGCCGGGATTAACCCGAGTGCCACGGGGTTGACAAAGTTTTCCTCCTCACCATGctaattcatttcattttcacTGCCCTTTCTCTTCCAGGGATCGCATATTTCGGCTCAATCTGCGCAACATCAGTCAATCGATTTGTGAGGTAAGATAATAAATAGGTTTAAGCTCTAAGCCTCCtagtacttaaaaaaaataataatataaaactgtTCCAGAATATCAAAACTATAGATATGAAAACACAAATATTTCTTGAGCTGCCTGAAAGTATGCTCTGAATAATGCAGCATCATCCTCAAACTTTTAAACAGAAAGTTatcgtagcatacttttatacACTTTCATGAGAGATTTTTAATATCCAGAGCATTTTATCGATTGATTTTGACAAAGCTATTTGAAGTGAAATTTTAGTTTCTAAAAATGAATACCTTATTAAATACAGCATTCTGATATTAATATGTTATGACCTCCTTCTCCTTCTCAGACTTGTAAAGTCAACATTATTGTAACATACTTTTATACGcctttataaaaaatgttaagtatcACAAGCTTATTCTCTAAAACTCTCGACTTATTTTAAcaaagatattttaaatgaaaatacagttatcaaaaatatatacccTTGAACTTTAATAACagctttaaaaaataagtacATAAAAACCATCCGTTTTATATGCATTTCCGGGCTACATCAATATCGAATATTAAAATCGATGAATTCATGGCCTCGTGACGGCTCAAGGAGCAAGTGCCTTTAAGAGGGTGTGCTCGACCAACCACCCCCTGCATTTGTGAGTGACCAACTTGTCACTGACAGCTCGCAATTGCTCTTTAATGATTCCATCTTCAACTATCAATATCCGCCTCGGTCCTTCTTTTCAACCATTTTCCGCCACTTTTTTCGTCCTTGTAAGCTGCAGCCCAGTGCACTATCGCCACCTCCTGAGACGTAGCAAATGCTTTTAACAGCAATTATTTGTGCTGACTTCTGTGCGAGCGTTGGCCAAAAGGAAGGGAATTCCATTTCAAGTCGAGTCCCAGCACTTAGAGCCCGGCCAAAAGGGACTGACACTCCGGGCAAGTGGAAATAAAAGTGGCAAGTGCATCCACAGAGCCACCGGATATTGTGTCTATATGTCAGGCATAAAAATTGTCAGTCGAtggcttttttttttcgccCCCGCCATTGATTTGTGGCTTTCACTTAGGCAAAAGTATTTGCAGCAATACAAACTCCGAGAGCGCAGATTCAATGCTCGACAAAAAAGGCGAATcgaattaaataaacaaatgtcCAACGTGAGCCACatacagaaaataaaaacgcgACATGCGAGTGTACCAAAAATTCTGGGGCGTGCTCTCGGTTGAACATCCCTGGCATCGCATTCCAGCACGCTTTCAATAAACTTGGCACACATAAATTTAAACCCAATGCCATTTCTCATTCTTGCAGCGCGATGTCCTCATATTGGAGCCCACCGGATCGGATATCCTGAATTGTGTGTCCAAGGGCAAGCGGGAGGTGAGTTTCCCTGGATTTTTCACTGACCTTTTAGTCCCCTTTTGAAGCATGTGCAAAATTGCCCTTTAATATCAACGAATTTGTGAACTTAACTCATGCCACGGCCCTGCCCATTTTATTTCCATTTGCATTTCGACAACCACAAACCCACAAAAACCGCCGTATGATTTCCTTACGACTATTATTTTCTAACATTTATTACaattacacaaaacaaaaaaccaaatCGAACGCAATTGCATTTTCTGGCGCTTGACAAGAAGGTGGAATGCCGCAATCACATAAGGGTCATCCAGCCGATGAACTTCAATGGCCAGAAGCTATATGTTTGCGGGaccaacgcccacaatcccAAGGATTACGTAATAAATGTAAGTAGACTGAAGGAAAAGATGAAGACTGATACTGCACTTGGTAATTGTTCAACTTTGAGATTTAAAACATAAACGAAactaaaatcatatttaaaaatgtataatttaacatttataaaattaatatttcgttgtatacttttagacagtcttaaacttttttaaaactcACTAgagatatattttaatgattAAATGCTAAATACAGACTGAACCTTACATCTAATAACACTTGAAAGTAATattttgaaatcaattttgttGACGCAACTAAAATAAGTTCTAGtaactttaaatatttcctaTGTAAAATCAATATTTCGTTGAATACTATCTAATAGTCTAATATTTCTGAAAATTTCAAAGTGTTGAATTTTAAAGATTGAttgttaaatataaataaaacttaattctTGCTTACTATTGAAATGtaagattttaaaaatctgtTTTGTAATCGGACTATTATAagtatattgttgcatacttttagacagtcttaaactttttttatatcaCTAGAGATCTCTGTTTTAAATTGTACTCATAAATTACAAATTCCTTTTTCTCAAGGAAGAGAAAATAGGATTTTCCGGCGACCTCATCAAAGTGCCTAATTGTGAATGTCAGTCAAGTTTTTGAAGTTCATTTCAGCCCAGCGGGCGTCCAAATTAAAGTCAACTAATGCGCTTTCCACTCTGCTCTCTCTCTTTAACCCACCCACACCCGAAATGCCTCAATCACCCCCAGGCAAACTTAACACATTTACCCAGATCCCAGTACGTGCCCGGCGTGGGTCTGGGCATTGGCAAGTGTCCCTACGATCCTGCCGACAACTCAACCGCCGTCTATGTGGAGAACGGAAATCCCTTCGGCCTGCCCGCCCTGGTAAGTTCGACCCGAAAAGCGGAAGTGGAATAAAAGTAAGGATAAAGGAAGGcacaaataaaaagaaaaatgtcAATTGTAATAAAATTACGAAAGTAAAGCGGGGCCAAAGGAAGCCGTCAGAGGGAAGTTGCCAAAGTTGTGTTTGGGATGGGGCAAGAACATTTTAAAGACGGCAAAAACAGAGAAAGGCGGCAATAAAACagctaaaattaaattagagcAAAAAGGCatactcacacacacacacaaaggaGGGGGCACGTGCGTACACTTTATGCGTAATTGTGTGCGTGCGTGCCCTGGCTTACTGGGCGTATGCGTGATGTTCGAGCCTTATCAACAGTTGCCCTTCGCT contains:
- the LOC119550272 gene encoding NADP-dependent malic enzyme, with translation MDFRRLHPLLRLPARSLLSFCRGVKIYDDEMDQIARPDWHLIMDGKYNKGLAFTIQERQRLGIMGLMPCSVRSIEDQMEAARTNFEARPSDISRFTYLSAVHHRHRRLYYRFIRENIEKVLPIVYTPTVGDVVATYGLNFQHATSLFISIHDKGHIRDLMHNWIDDGVRAICVTDGGRVLGLGDMGANAMGISLGKMILYTALGGLPPSALMPVCLDVGTDNQSLLQDPLYVGCRIPRVKGPEYEELVEEFMQAAVKCFGHSVFIHFEDFATPNALKFLDKYQYKYSCFNDDIQGTGATGLAAFINVERITGLKLEDTVFVFAGAGSAALGIANMLVMELEERGISYEEATKNIYLMDADGLLTCESPNAPEQAKRFVKPMEPIKDLLAVLKKLKPSVLLGATGIGGLFNEQVLKTMAKNHKRPAVFALSNPTTNSECTAEQAFTHTEGRVLFGSGSPFPPVVIDGKRYTPAQANNCLTFPGIALAAITTKARYLPNSAFSVVSHELARNTTQEQLDAGTLFPSIKDASKVAFNVGVAMAQYLFDNDLSNIYPKPDDVCEFVKKSQYTFEYQKSLPATWGYPEEPPTPPAKPEPKIDTQEKKKKA
- the LOC119550271 gene encoding NADP-dependent malic enzyme, producing MSFFRILNYGFTRRTTMSKAEHPSKAERNPNLIKSRAASTHDTIRVPIEVVLSDKYNKALAYTLEERQRLCIHGLMPACVRTYEEQMLAIESNFHSFQTNVGRYRYLRALRQGYERMYFQFVSKNVKEVLPIIYTPTVGLACTVYGMLYRGISGMHITKHDRGHMKQILSNWPMRSSVKAICVTDGERILGLGDLGANGMGISVGKMELYTALAGIPPSLLMPVCLDVGTNNKTLHEDPLYIGLRDERLKGDEYVCFVDEFMEAVVQTFGQHTLIHFEDFATPNAFMFLNRYRNCYCHFNDDIQGTASVGLAGMLGIQRITKKPLEEHVIIFAGAGSAVMGIVYLLKTELISRGLSEEEAVKNIYICDHEGVLTTKRKNIPENLTVFAKDMKKMKSLEKLVETVKPSIIIGATSAAGLFSEKIIRSMTANHERPGIFAFSNPTAKSECTAEQAYQYSDGKAIFSAGSPFPPVEFNGKRLTPGQANNCFAFPGVVLGTMAVMAESMPDEIYLLAAHMLSKFPTDEEVKGGRIYPLVDQAKDVAFKIGVAVAKYLIDNGLAKRSLESDDVEDYILKNSYQLEYGSALAETWKYPKMKPHPSTAAFEKKLPKKK